In Microbacterium galbinum, a single window of DNA contains:
- a CDS encoding redoxin domain-containing protein, with amino-acid sequence MTDTPETEGRERILTAGTTAPDFTLRVTADQSLRLGELRGAPVVLAFYPADWSPVCGDELSVINAALPMLHEGRAQVVAVSVDNVWSHEAFSSAHGLHFPLLSDFEPKGAVSRLYGAYDDGTGESRRALFVIDAAGVIAWSYLSPVALNPGVDGVLDALDALTPDGRRG; translated from the coding sequence ATGACAGACACCCCTGAGACCGAGGGCCGCGAACGGATCCTCACCGCCGGGACCACGGCACCCGACTTCACGCTGCGCGTCACCGCCGATCAGTCGCTGCGACTCGGTGAACTCCGCGGCGCGCCGGTGGTCCTCGCCTTCTACCCCGCCGACTGGAGTCCGGTGTGCGGGGATGAACTCTCCGTCATCAACGCCGCGCTGCCGATGCTCCACGAGGGCCGCGCGCAGGTCGTCGCCGTGTCGGTCGACAACGTGTGGTCGCACGAGGCGTTCTCCTCCGCGCACGGGCTGCACTTCCCGCTCCTCAGCGACTTCGAACCGAAGGGCGCGGTCTCCCGCCTCTACGGCGCCTACGACGACGGCACCGGTGAGAGCCGTCGGGCCCTCTTCGTGATCGACGCGGCGGGCGTGATCGCCTGGAGCTATCTCTCCCCCGTCGCCCTCAACCCCGGCGTCGACGGCGTGCTGGACGCGCTCGACGCTCTCACCCCGGATGGAAGGAGAGGATGA
- a CDS encoding YoaK family protein, whose amino-acid sequence MGASLEVFMSSSTVRTPRPYPLLESAPAAAALALVSGLLNAWTFGQIGTFATVQSGNLLSIGYFMAEGDPSRVLAAAASVLSFALGSFLCTLVVLWRARTGRGYSVEVLLCEVIALAALALASGTGAVGPEWIAGAISFVAGVQGNAFHRETGMLYGNIAVTSVVQMAASLLARAAGRTIASDGEPHLRPAAAYTSVLVAFAAGGGIGFALDRAWSCASIVGAAAVLGILLIVARSAHGAVDPSQNAPTP is encoded by the coding sequence ATGGGGGCATCCCTGGAGGTCTTCATGTCGTCATCGACCGTTCGCACGCCCCGCCCCTATCCCCTGCTCGAGAGCGCGCCCGCCGCTGCCGCGCTCGCCCTGGTCTCGGGCCTGCTCAATGCCTGGACGTTCGGGCAGATCGGCACCTTCGCGACCGTGCAGTCCGGCAATCTGCTCTCGATCGGCTACTTCATGGCCGAGGGAGACCCGTCGAGGGTGCTCGCGGCTGCGGCATCCGTCCTGTCGTTCGCCCTCGGCTCGTTCCTCTGCACGCTCGTCGTGCTGTGGCGAGCGCGAACCGGGCGCGGGTACTCGGTCGAGGTGCTGCTGTGCGAGGTGATCGCGCTCGCCGCGCTCGCCCTCGCGAGCGGCACGGGGGCGGTGGGGCCGGAGTGGATCGCCGGCGCGATCAGCTTCGTCGCCGGCGTGCAGGGCAATGCCTTCCACCGCGAGACCGGCATGCTCTACGGCAACATCGCCGTCACCTCGGTGGTTCAGATGGCCGCGAGCCTTCTCGCTCGAGCCGCGGGGAGGACGATCGCCTCCGACGGCGAGCCCCACCTGCGTCCGGCGGCGGCCTACACCTCGGTGCTCGTGGCGTTCGCTGCCGGCGGCGGCATCGGATTCGCCCTCGATCGGGCGTGGTCATGCGCGTCGATCGTCGGTGCCGCAGCGGTCCTCGGCATCCTCCTCATCGTCGCCCGCTCCGCGCACGGTGCGGTCGATCCCTCTCAGAACGCGCCGACCCCGTGA
- a CDS encoding cupin domain-containing protein yields MDTSENAELGHEVPSLGNPDLPQEGEVNIADRPQSNTMGGPQNEVIESQFPNQMHAPATDISTQPFFWSSFNISPRRVQRGGWARELTKQDFHISDEIAGVNMYLEPGGIRELHWHQTAEWAVMTRGKARVTTLSRSGLPAVEDVEEGDLWFFPAGTPHSLQGLGPDGAEFVLAFDDGDQSESNTLLLTDWFAHTPPEVLAKNFGVAQEVFSDIPLHNLWIFPGDEPPALEVDQAAAGVEWGMEPVIFRLSRSKPFYENSGGSIQIADSTNYKYSSTVAAALVTVEPGSMRELHWHPNADEWQYYLRGSARMTVFNTGPHANTTDFRAGDVGVVRKNFGHYIENTGDDVLQFLEVFRTDKYEEISLTNWLSHVPPQLVSAHLNIDPAILTTFPRGAQGITPLR; encoded by the coding sequence ATGGACACGTCCGAGAACGCCGAGCTGGGGCACGAGGTCCCGTCACTCGGGAACCCCGACCTGCCGCAGGAGGGCGAGGTGAACATCGCCGACCGTCCGCAGAGCAACACCATGGGCGGGCCGCAGAACGAGGTCATCGAGTCGCAGTTCCCCAATCAGATGCACGCTCCGGCGACCGACATCAGCACGCAGCCGTTCTTCTGGTCGTCGTTCAACATCTCCCCGCGGCGCGTGCAGCGCGGCGGGTGGGCGCGGGAGCTCACGAAGCAGGACTTCCACATCTCCGACGAGATCGCCGGGGTGAACATGTACCTGGAGCCCGGCGGCATCCGCGAGCTGCACTGGCACCAGACCGCGGAATGGGCCGTGATGACCCGGGGCAAGGCGCGCGTCACGACGCTGAGCCGTTCGGGTCTTCCCGCCGTCGAGGACGTGGAGGAGGGCGACCTATGGTTCTTCCCGGCCGGCACCCCGCACTCCCTGCAGGGACTGGGTCCGGACGGCGCGGAGTTCGTGCTCGCGTTCGACGACGGCGACCAGTCCGAATCGAACACGCTGCTGCTCACCGACTGGTTCGCGCACACGCCTCCCGAGGTGCTCGCCAAGAACTTCGGCGTGGCGCAGGAGGTGTTCTCCGACATCCCGCTGCACAACCTCTGGATCTTCCCCGGTGACGAGCCGCCGGCCCTCGAGGTCGATCAGGCCGCCGCGGGCGTCGAGTGGGGCATGGAGCCGGTGATCTTCCGCCTCTCGCGGTCGAAGCCGTTCTACGAGAACTCGGGCGGGTCGATCCAGATCGCGGACTCCACCAACTACAAGTACTCGTCCACCGTCGCCGCGGCGCTCGTGACGGTCGAGCCCGGTTCGATGCGTGAACTGCACTGGCACCCGAACGCCGATGAATGGCAGTACTACCTGCGCGGCTCCGCCCGTATGACCGTGTTCAACACGGGGCCGCACGCCAACACGACCGACTTCCGCGCGGGCGATGTGGGCGTCGTGCGCAAGAACTTCGGTCACTACATCGAGAACACCGGTGATGACGTGCTGCAGTTCCTCGAGGTGTTCCGCACCGACAAGTACGAGGAGATCTCGCTCACGAACTGGCTCTCGCACGTTCCGCCGCAGCTCGTGTCTGCGCATCTCAACATCGACCCGGCGATCCTCACGACGTTCCCGCGCGGGGCGCAGGGGATCACCCCGCTGCGCTGA
- a CDS encoding FUSC family protein, giving the protein MRGPSRTLRELTAVTPSPGSWVAATQAMLAVVLPAVVFTAAGAASLGLLASFGALVVMYLSGRSRRERAAKLPVIAAGFVLGSLLGILTGDSLTASLLAIGAVAIAFSFLSLAVDVGPPGAIFPVLTTGSMGQLTAPASSGGAAMDPGVVLATIVVGILAGYAAVVAPLLVPAVRRRDALAPADHGWTFTFTPESARILARLTIGILLALLVSAALGLHHAAWVLLAVLGILQKDADVHRGTIRMAQRVLGTALGGALALLFLLWTPERLALLTIVGVLVFGFVALVRRNLLFALMLVTPMALLLVTGGDRDRLLESVLARVGDTAIGAVVYMLVLGAVLLSRRAGRRLPASPTHTKGAV; this is encoded by the coding sequence ATGAGAGGGCCCTCCCGGACGCTCCGCGAGCTCACCGCCGTCACTCCCTCGCCCGGTTCCTGGGTCGCCGCGACCCAGGCGATGCTCGCGGTCGTCCTGCCCGCCGTCGTGTTCACCGCCGCCGGCGCCGCATCGCTCGGTCTGCTCGCCTCGTTCGGCGCTCTCGTCGTCATGTACCTCTCCGGACGCAGCCGTCGCGAGCGCGCGGCCAAGCTCCCCGTGATCGCGGCGGGCTTCGTCCTGGGATCCCTGCTCGGAATCCTCACCGGCGATTCCCTCACCGCGAGTCTGCTCGCGATCGGCGCTGTCGCGATCGCGTTCTCCTTCCTGAGCCTCGCCGTCGATGTCGGCCCGCCGGGAGCGATCTTCCCCGTCCTGACGACGGGGTCGATGGGGCAGCTCACGGCGCCCGCCTCGTCCGGTGGGGCCGCGATGGACCCCGGCGTCGTCCTGGCGACGATCGTCGTCGGGATCCTCGCGGGCTATGCCGCGGTCGTCGCTCCGCTGCTCGTCCCCGCGGTGCGGCGACGCGATGCCCTCGCCCCGGCGGATCATGGCTGGACGTTCACCTTCACGCCGGAGTCGGCGCGCATCCTCGCACGGCTCACGATCGGGATCCTGCTCGCCCTGCTCGTCAGCGCCGCGCTCGGTCTGCACCACGCGGCCTGGGTGCTGCTCGCGGTGCTCGGCATCCTCCAGAAGGATGCCGACGTGCACCGCGGCACGATCAGGATGGCGCAGCGCGTGCTCGGAACCGCCCTGGGCGGCGCACTCGCGCTGCTCTTCCTCCTCTGGACACCGGAGCGACTGGCGCTGCTCACGATCGTCGGCGTGCTCGTGTTCGGCTTCGTGGCGCTGGTGCGACGCAATCTGCTCTTCGCATTGATGCTGGTGACGCCCATGGCGCTCCTGCTCGTCACGGGTGGAGACCGTGACCGCCTGCTGGAATCGGTGCTCGCGCGCGTCGGCGACACGGCGATCGGAGCGGTGGTCTACATGCTCGTCCTCGGTGCTGTGCTCCTGAGCCGCCGCGCGGGTCGGCGCCTTCCCGCCTCCCCGACGCACACGAAGGGGGCGGTGTGA
- a CDS encoding MFS transporter, with amino-acid sequence MDRPPEPKPATGDRPVPNDPAHDRIWAPLAVPIFRALWITALVSNIGTWMQTVGAQWFMVEQHTHPLLIALIQTASAAPVLLLGIPAGVLGEFLNRRSLLIWMQTLQVLLSAALVTLTATGEMTPYLLLIITLLLGGATAVQLPAYQALATEIVPVRLVPMAASLSAVSVNIARAIGPAIAGVLLSGFGVAFVFGMNLLSFAAFLVVLVTWRTYRPDARQAERFVDAARAGVRYVTRAAVVRRMYVRLGAFVVPGSVLYALLPLIATERLGLDSAGYGLLLAGIGVGSIGAAFLMPVFRSWGANRTVLAASVLFGAATIGVALSPTIVLALPLLALAGAAWIGVVATLNGAVQSFLPVWVRARGLSVYQMVLYGSMAAGGLLSGVVAGWVGATAVTAAAGVVTLLVAASQLFWPLLETADKKRETFALPLAEASVDVDGTSPTLVLVRYDVAPENVDAFRAQMRLVEHSRRRTGARTWALYQDREDGGWVEAFGVGSWDEHLQQHRARLTRYDQTVIETAGALANSVEVEHLVETADAATPRRAHHAGAAHHSPPYPAAPS; translated from the coding sequence ATGGACCGCCCGCCCGAACCGAAGCCCGCGACGGGTGACCGCCCCGTCCCGAACGATCCTGCGCACGACCGCATCTGGGCGCCGCTCGCCGTCCCGATCTTCCGCGCACTCTGGATCACCGCGCTCGTCAGCAACATCGGCACCTGGATGCAGACCGTCGGTGCGCAGTGGTTCATGGTCGAGCAGCACACGCATCCTCTGCTCATCGCCCTGATCCAGACGGCATCCGCCGCGCCCGTGCTGCTGCTCGGCATCCCGGCCGGGGTGCTCGGGGAGTTCCTGAACCGCCGATCGCTGCTCATCTGGATGCAGACGCTGCAGGTCCTCCTGAGCGCTGCTCTGGTGACTCTCACCGCGACCGGCGAGATGACGCCGTACCTGCTGCTGATCATCACCCTCCTGCTCGGCGGGGCGACCGCGGTGCAGTTGCCGGCGTACCAAGCCCTTGCGACCGAGATCGTGCCGGTGCGGCTGGTGCCGATGGCGGCGTCGCTGAGCGCGGTCTCGGTCAACATCGCCCGCGCGATCGGTCCCGCGATCGCCGGAGTACTGCTGTCGGGTTTCGGCGTCGCCTTCGTGTTCGGCATGAACCTCCTCTCGTTCGCCGCGTTCCTCGTCGTGCTCGTCACCTGGCGCACCTACCGTCCGGATGCGCGACAGGCCGAGCGGTTCGTCGATGCGGCACGCGCGGGAGTCCGCTACGTCACCCGCGCCGCCGTCGTACGACGCATGTACGTGCGGCTCGGGGCGTTCGTCGTGCCCGGCAGCGTTCTCTACGCGCTCCTCCCCCTCATCGCGACCGAGCGGCTGGGGCTCGACTCCGCCGGCTACGGACTGCTGCTGGCGGGGATCGGCGTCGGATCGATCGGCGCGGCCTTCCTCATGCCCGTGTTCCGTTCGTGGGGAGCCAACCGCACGGTGCTCGCGGCATCCGTCCTCTTCGGCGCGGCCACCATCGGCGTCGCCCTCTCGCCGACGATCGTGCTCGCCCTGCCCCTTCTCGCCCTCGCCGGTGCCGCGTGGATCGGCGTCGTCGCAACGCTGAACGGCGCGGTGCAATCTTTCCTGCCGGTGTGGGTGCGGGCGCGGGGCCTCTCGGTGTACCAGATGGTGCTGTACGGCTCGATGGCGGCGGGCGGGCTTCTCAGCGGTGTGGTCGCCGGCTGGGTCGGTGCCACCGCGGTGACCGCCGCCGCGGGCGTGGTCACGCTGCTGGTCGCGGCCTCGCAGCTCTTCTGGCCGCTGCTCGAGACCGCCGACAAGAAGCGAGAGACGTTCGCGCTCCCTCTCGCCGAAGCCTCCGTGGACGTCGATGGCACGAGCCCCACCCTCGTTCTCGTGCGCTACGACGTCGCGCCCGAGAACGTCGATGCCTTCCGCGCTCAGATGCGCCTCGTCGAGCATAGCCGGCGGCGCACGGGCGCGCGCACCTGGGCGCTCTACCAGGACCGCGAGGACGGCGGCTGGGTCGAGGCCTTCGGTGTCGGCAGCTGGGACGAGCACCTGCAGCAGCACCGAGCACGACTGACCCGCTACGACCAGACGGTGATCGAGACGGCGGGCGCGCTCGCGAACTCGGTGGAGGTCGAGCATCTGGTCGAGACGGCGGATGCCGCAACTCCCCGCCGCGCCCATCATGCGGGCGCTGCGCACCACTCCCCACCCTACCCCGCCGCGCCCTCATGA
- a CDS encoding NAD(P)H-quinone oxidoreductase yields MTSAIRFTHPGPPEVLRLVPIARPEPAAHEVRIRVHAAGINNADLLERRGHYPVPPGAPEGPGLECAGVIDAVGADVDGWSIGDEVCALLAGGGYAEEVVVPATQVMPKPRSLTMVEAAGLPEVACTVYSNLGMIAGLTAGQTVLVHGGAGGIGSFAVQWAKAIGARVIATAGSDAKAAAARTFGADVAINYRDEDFAAATLAATHGRGADAILDIVGAPYLERNIESLALDGHLVIIGGTTGPTTLDLWELMSRRASVSATLLRARPAAQKAAIVSGVIRDVLPLVDSGAIRGAVDAVFPLAEAGRAHALLESGTTVGKVVLDATAERL; encoded by the coding sequence ATGACCTCCGCCATCCGTTTCACGCACCCGGGCCCGCCCGAGGTGCTGCGTCTGGTGCCGATCGCGCGGCCCGAACCGGCCGCCCACGAGGTGCGCATCCGCGTGCATGCGGCGGGGATCAACAACGCCGACCTGCTCGAGCGCCGGGGCCACTATCCGGTCCCTCCGGGGGCACCGGAAGGCCCCGGCCTCGAGTGCGCCGGCGTGATCGACGCGGTGGGTGCGGATGTCGACGGCTGGAGCATCGGCGACGAGGTGTGCGCCCTGCTCGCCGGGGGAGGCTACGCCGAGGAGGTCGTCGTGCCGGCGACGCAGGTCATGCCGAAGCCGCGCTCCCTCACGATGGTCGAGGCAGCGGGTCTCCCCGAGGTTGCCTGCACGGTGTATTCCAATCTCGGCATGATCGCCGGTCTCACCGCCGGGCAGACCGTGCTCGTGCACGGCGGAGCGGGCGGGATCGGCTCGTTCGCGGTGCAGTGGGCGAAGGCGATCGGCGCCAGAGTCATCGCCACGGCGGGCAGCGACGCGAAGGCGGCGGCGGCCCGCACGTTCGGCGCAGACGTGGCCATCAATTACCGCGATGAGGATTTCGCCGCGGCCACGCTCGCCGCCACGCACGGACGCGGCGCCGACGCCATCCTCGACATCGTCGGCGCTCCGTACCTCGAGCGCAACATCGAGAGCCTCGCCCTCGACGGCCACCTCGTGATCATCGGAGGGACGACCGGGCCGACGACGCTCGACCTGTGGGAGCTGATGTCGCGCCGGGCGAGCGTCTCGGCCACGCTCCTGCGCGCACGCCCGGCCGCGCAGAAGGCCGCGATCGTCTCCGGTGTCATCCGCGACGTCCTCCCGCTCGTCGACAGCGGTGCGATCCGCGGCGCCGTGGATGCCGTCTTCCCGCTCGCCGAGGCCGGCCGTGCGCATGCGCTGCTGGAGAGCGGGACGACCGTCGGCAAGGTCGTGCTCGACGCGACCGCCGAGCGACTCTGA
- a CDS encoding AI-2E family transporter has product MGLFRRPEMPKPAEPGLWSRGFGVVATRSLQTLIVLALVAVGVLVITQLSLVFIPVTIALILASAIHPLVALMRRRGMPSILATWIALIGILAVLGGVVWVIVLTVRSQWDDLVDSATDGIAQVTDWLGTLPFDFGAIDLDDVWANAQDFLTSASFGQGALAGVSATASFFTGLALMIVVLFFFLKDGPRIWEFLLRPFTGESYERARRIGDKTVDVFGGYIRGTSIVAAADALGIGIGLAILQIPLAIPLAVIVFLTAFIPLVGATAAGILAALVALVTHGPVAALIVVGIVVLVNQLEGNFLQPVVMARSLKLHALVILLALTAGTILGGIVGAVLSVPLAAVAWGIITVWDGPHTPARPFRKKRSETV; this is encoded by the coding sequence GCTCTGGTCCCGAGGGTTCGGTGTCGTCGCGACCCGCAGCCTGCAGACCCTGATCGTGCTCGCTCTCGTCGCCGTCGGCGTGCTCGTGATCACGCAGCTCTCTCTCGTCTTCATCCCCGTGACGATCGCGCTGATCCTCGCGAGTGCGATCCATCCGCTCGTCGCCCTGATGCGCCGTCGCGGGATGCCGTCGATCCTCGCCACCTGGATCGCCTTGATCGGCATCCTCGCCGTGCTCGGCGGCGTCGTCTGGGTGATCGTGCTGACCGTGCGATCGCAGTGGGACGACCTCGTCGACTCCGCCACCGACGGCATCGCACAGGTCACCGACTGGCTCGGCACCCTCCCGTTCGACTTCGGGGCCATCGACCTCGACGATGTCTGGGCCAACGCGCAGGACTTCCTCACGAGCGCCTCGTTCGGTCAGGGCGCCCTGGCCGGTGTCTCGGCCACCGCGAGCTTCTTCACCGGCCTCGCGCTGATGATCGTCGTGCTGTTCTTCTTCCTCAAGGACGGCCCCCGCATCTGGGAGTTCCTGCTGCGCCCCTTCACCGGCGAGAGCTACGAGCGGGCGCGCCGGATCGGTGACAAGACCGTCGACGTGTTCGGCGGCTACATCCGCGGCACGTCGATCGTCGCCGCGGCCGACGCGCTGGGTATCGGCATCGGCCTCGCGATCCTGCAGATCCCGCTCGCGATCCCGCTCGCCGTGATCGTCTTCCTCACCGCCTTCATCCCCCTGGTCGGCGCGACGGCCGCCGGCATCCTCGCCGCTCTCGTGGCCCTCGTGACGCACGGCCCGGTGGCGGCGCTGATCGTGGTCGGCATCGTGGTGCTCGTCAACCAGCTCGAAGGCAACTTCCTGCAGCCGGTCGTCATGGCGCGGTCGCTCAAGCTGCATGCCCTCGTCATCCTGCTGGCCCTGACCGCGGGCACGATCCTCGGCGGCATCGTCGGCGCCGTGCTCTCGGTACCGCTCGCCGCGGTCGCCTGGGGAATCATCACCGTGTGGGACGGACCGCACACGCCTGCTCGCCCCTTCCGCAAGAAGCGGTCCGAGACCGTCTGA